In Streptomyces paludis, the genomic stretch GTAGTCGCCGTCGGCGGCCTGGACGGCCCACAGATGGACGGCGACGCCGTGCTCCTTGGCCGACATCAGGCCGGGCAGCAGATCGCCGTCCCCGGTCACGAGGACCACGTCCGAGCAGGCCCGGTTCCTGGCCAGTTCGGTCAGCTCCGCGTGCATCGCGGCGTCCACGCCCTTCTGCGCCCAGCGCCCGTCGCTGCGGGTCAGCGCGCCGAGCCGGACGGTGACGCGCGGCATGACGCGCAGCCGCCGGTGCTCGGGCTGCGGCACCCGGTCGGGGGCGCCGTCGAACCAGTAGATACGGAGCAGCGGCTGTTCCGTATCGGCCTCGGCGCGCTCGCGCAGGCCCTGGATGAGGGCGGCGTGGTCGACGGTGATGCGGGAACGGGCCGGTTCTCCGGCGAGGAGACTCGCGGCGGCGCCCAGCAGATAGCCGGCGTCCACCAGGACGACGCAGCGGTCCACGTGTTCCACCTTCTCTCGGGAACCTCGGGTTTCCTTCGAGTCTGCCCGACGGTCAGCACCTTGACGTCCGGAACTCGATCATCGGCGTGGCGCAGGACCGACCGGCTTGTTGACGAGGGAACCACTACATACCGCAATGATCCAAAATGCGGCATTCCATTGGCTATGTGAGTCTGGGTGCGGCCCCAGGCCCTCGGAAATCCCCCGAGCATCCCGCAGGAGGCATCGCCATGGCCAAGCACAAGAATCGCGATCGCGGTCATAAGCAGCAACCCCGTTCGGAGTCGGAGCGCGGAGCCGAGGAGTCGAGGTCCTCGTCCATGGAGGACCGCAGCGATCAGCGGCTGTCGCAGATAACGCCTTCTGACGTGGCGCGCAAGGGCCGTCAGAAGCGTTTCGGCCACAACTGACGCGGCGGCGCGAACGGATGAGGGGCGCACCCGGCAGCGGAAAATCCGCCGGGCGCGCCCCTCGTCCCACGTCCAGGCCGTACGGGCCGAATCCCCGCCCGTCCCGCCTGTCTTACCTCTCCCGCCTGTCCCGGTTATCCCGCCAGGCAGGCCGGCCCCAGCAGCACCTTCAGGTCCCCGAAGAGCGCCGGATCAGGCCGTACCCGGTGCCGGTCCAGCCGCAGGACCGTGGTCTTGCGGGCGCCCTGGAGCTTGATCCGTACCTCCGAGTTGCCCCGGTGGTGGCTGAGGATCTCGCCCAGCCTGCTGACCATCGGCGGGGTGAGCTTCACCGTCGGGATGGTGATCGTGACCGGCGCGTCCGTCCCCGCGTTCGACACGTCGGGGACCTGCATCTCCATCGCGACGAGCCGGGGGATGTCCTCGCGCTTGTCGAGACGGCCCTTGACGAAGACGACGGTGTCCTCGACGAGCTGGGTGGAGACCAGCTGGTAGGTCGCGGGGAAGAACATGCACTCGATGGAGCCGGCCAGATCCTCGACCGTGGCGATGGCCCAGGCGTTGCCCTGCTTGGTCATCTTGCGCTGGAGGCCGGAGATGATGCCGCCCACGGTGACGACGGCGCCGTCCGCGTGCTCACCGCCGGTGAGCTGGGAGATCGACGCGTCGGACTTGTCGGACAGGACGTGTTCCAGACCGAAGAGCGGGTGGTCGGAGACGTACAGGCCGAGCATCTCGCGCTCCTGCGCGAGGAGGTACGACTTGTCCCACTCGACATCGGAGAATTCGACGTCGAGTCCGAAACCGGGCTCGCTGGACTCCTCGTCGCCGCCGCCGAAGAGATCGAACTGCCCCTCGGCCTCCTTGCGCTTGACGGCCACCACATTGTCGATCATGGGTTCGTGGTGGGCGACCAGCCCCTTGCGGGTGTGGCCCATCTCGTCGAACGCGCCCGCCTTGATCAGCGATTCGACGGTCCGCTTGTTGCAGACGACCGCCTCGACCTTGTCGAGGAAGTCGGGGAAGGTGGCGTACTTCCCCTTCGCCTTGCGGCAGCGGATGATCGAGTCCACCACGTTCTGGCCCACGTTCCTGATCGCCGTCAGACCGAAGAGGATCACATCGCTGCCCTGGGCGGCGAAGTTGGACTGCGACTCGTTGACGTTCGGCGGCAGCACCTTGATGCCCATGCGCCGGCACTCGTTGAGGTAGACCGCCGACTTGTCCTTGTCGTCCTTGACCGAGGTCAGCAGCGCCGCCATGTACTCGGCGGGGTAGTTCGCCTTGAGGTACGCGGTCCAGTAGGTGACCAGGCCGTACGCGGAGGAGTGGGCCTTGTTGAACGCGTATCCGGCGAACGGCACCAGCACGTCCCACAGCGCCTTGATCGCCGCGTCCGAGAAGCCGTTCTTCTTGGCGCCGGCCTCGAAGAGGACGAAGTTCTTCGCCAGTTCGTCGGCCTTCTTCTTGCCCATCACCCGGCGCAGGATGTCGGCCTCGCCGAGCGAGTAGCCCGCGACGATCTGGGCGGCCTTCTGTACCTGCTCCTGGTAGACGATCAGACCGTAGGTGAGCCCGAGGACCTCCCTGAGAGGCTCCTCCAGCTCCGGGTGGATCGGGGTGATCTCCTGGCGGGCGTTCTTGCGCTCCGCGTAGTTCGTGTGCGAGTTCATGCCCATCGGGCCCGGCCGGTAGAGGGCCGAGACGGCGGAGATGTCCTCGAAGTTGTCGGGCTGCATCTGGCGCAGCAGCGAGCGCATGGGGCCGCCGTCGAACTGGAAGACGCCGAGCGTGTCACCGCGGCAGAGCAGTTCGTAGGTCTTCGGGTCGTTCAGCGGCAGGCCGAGCAGGTCGAGTTCGACGCCCTTGTTGGCCTTCACCATCTTGACGGCGTCGTCCATGATCGTCAGGTTGCGCAGCCCGAGGAAGTCCATCTTCAGCAGGCCGAGCGACTCGCACTGCGGATAGTCCCACTGCGTGATCGTCACCCCGTCGGTGTGCCGCACCCAGACCGGCACATGGTCGGTGATCGTCTCGCTGGACATGATCACGCCGGCCGCGTGCACACCCATCTGCCGGACCAGGCCCTCCACACCCTTCGCGGTGTCGATGACCTTCTTGACGTCCGCCTCGTTCTCGTACATCCCCCGGATCTCGCCCGCCTCGCTGTAGCGCGGGTGCTTGGGGTCGGTGATGCCGTTGAGGTCGATGCCCTTGCCGAGGACGTCGGCGGGCATGGCCTTGGTGAGCCGGTCGCCCATGGCGTACGGGTAGCCCAGGACGCGCGCGGAGTCCTTGATCGCGTTCTTGGCCTTGATCTTGCCGTAGGTCCCGATCATGGCGACCTTGTCCTCGCCGTACTTCTCGGTGACGTACCGGATGACCTCGCCGCGCCGGCGTTCGTCGAAGTCGATGTCGACATCGGGCATCGAGATGCGCTCGGGGTTGAGGAACCGCTCGAAGATCAGTCCGTGCTCGATCGGGTCGAGGTCGGTGATCCCCATGGCGTACGAGACGATCGAGCCGGCCGCCGAGCCACGGCCGGGGCCGACCGCGATGCCGTTGTTCTTGGCCCACATGATGAAGTCGGCGACCACGAGGAAGTACCCCGGGAAGCCCATGTCGATGATGATGCCCATCTCGTACTCGACCTGGCGCATCCGGTCTTCCGGAATGCCGTTCGGGAAGCGGCGGGCCATGCCGCGCATGGTCTCCTCGCGGAACCAGGAGACCTCGGTGAATCCCTCGGGCACCTCGAACCTCGGCATCAGGTTCCGCTCCTGGAACCAGCCCTCGGTGTTGATCTGCTCCGCGACCAGCAGGGTGTTGGCGCACCCCTCCTGCCAGGCGTCGGAGGAGTCGACGGCGTACATCTCGTCGGTGGTCTTGAGGTAGTAGCCGGTGCCGTCGAAGCGGAAGCGGTCGGGGTCGGAGAGGTTCTTGCCGGTCTGGATGCACAGCAGCGCGTCGTGGGCGGTGGCCTCCGACGCGTAGGTGTAGTGCGAGTCGTTGGTGACCAGCGGCGGGATGCCGAGCTTCTTGCCGACCTCCAGCAGCCCGTCACGGACCCGGCGTTCGATCTCGATGCCGTGGTCCATCAGCTCCAGGAAGTACCGGTCCTTGCCGAAGATGTCCTGGTAGTCGGAGGCGGCCTGGACCGCCTCGTCGAACTGGCCGAGCCGCAGCCGGGTCTGGAGTTCACCGGAGGGGCAGCCGGTCGAGGCGATCAGGCCCTCGGACCACTTCGCGATGGTCTCCCGGTCCATCCGCGGCCACTTCTGGAGCCAGCCCTCCTTGTACGCGTCCGAGGAGAGCCG encodes the following:
- the dnaE gene encoding DNA polymerase III subunit alpha; protein product: MTKPPFTHLHVHTQYSLLDGAARLGDMFKACNEMGMTHIAMTDHGNLHGAYDFFHQAKKAGVTPIIGIEAYVAPESRRLKRKVQWGQPHQKRDDVSGSGGYTHKTIWAADRTGLHNLFRLSSDAYKEGWLQKWPRMDRETIAKWSEGLIASTGCPSGELQTRLRLGQFDEAVQAASDYQDIFGKDRYFLELMDHGIEIERRVRDGLLEVGKKLGIPPLVTNDSHYTYASEATAHDALLCIQTGKNLSDPDRFRFDGTGYYLKTTDEMYAVDSSDAWQEGCANTLLVAEQINTEGWFQERNLMPRFEVPEGFTEVSWFREETMRGMARRFPNGIPEDRMRQVEYEMGIIIDMGFPGYFLVVADFIMWAKNNGIAVGPGRGSAAGSIVSYAMGITDLDPIEHGLIFERFLNPERISMPDVDIDFDERRRGEVIRYVTEKYGEDKVAMIGTYGKIKAKNAIKDSARVLGYPYAMGDRLTKAMPADVLGKGIDLNGITDPKHPRYSEAGEIRGMYENEADVKKVIDTAKGVEGLVRQMGVHAAGVIMSSETITDHVPVWVRHTDGVTITQWDYPQCESLGLLKMDFLGLRNLTIMDDAVKMVKANKGVELDLLGLPLNDPKTYELLCRGDTLGVFQFDGGPMRSLLRQMQPDNFEDISAVSALYRPGPMGMNSHTNYAERKNARQEITPIHPELEEPLREVLGLTYGLIVYQEQVQKAAQIVAGYSLGEADILRRVMGKKKADELAKNFVLFEAGAKKNGFSDAAIKALWDVLVPFAGYAFNKAHSSAYGLVTYWTAYLKANYPAEYMAALLTSVKDDKDKSAVYLNECRRMGIKVLPPNVNESQSNFAAQGSDVILFGLTAIRNVGQNVVDSIIRCRKAKGKYATFPDFLDKVEAVVCNKRTVESLIKAGAFDEMGHTRKGLVAHHEPMIDNVVAVKRKEAEGQFDLFGGGDEESSEPGFGLDVEFSDVEWDKSYLLAQEREMLGLYVSDHPLFGLEHVLSDKSDASISQLTGGEHADGAVVTVGGIISGLQRKMTKQGNAWAIATVEDLAGSIECMFFPATYQLVSTQLVEDTVVFVKGRLDKREDIPRLVAMEMQVPDVSNAGTDAPVTITIPTVKLTPPMVSRLGEILSHHRGNSEVRIKLQGARKTTVLRLDRHRVRPDPALFGDLKVLLGPACLAG